In a genomic window of Carassius gibelio isolate Cgi1373 ecotype wild population from Czech Republic chromosome A3, carGib1.2-hapl.c, whole genome shotgun sequence:
- the LOC127949674 gene encoding uncharacterized protein LOC127949674 isoform X3 → MCGKVWTLITAFSFITYIHDVQSGCMQNDIKSHLDDLLLEEHMFEVKEFSPETKERELLSIVNSLCSIWSNNKLKNKNILRVLETFRIMLHNLDHNFETLCTNLTCTEEYTVRRINTSTFGEMYKKSCGGSVSDLKCPSKSTTINPTTEYIQALKDDNRHLWAATKASSGLLVVSFLLNVVLLLMVVHVNRHPKTKTNIPDNDHEHRQLSENSPE, encoded by the exons ATGTGTGGGAAAGTCTGGACGTTGATTACT GCATTTTCTTTCATCACGTATATTCATGATGTCCAATCCGGGTGTATGCAAAATGACATTAAGAGTCATCTG GACGACCTGTTGTTGGAAGAGCACATGTTTGAGGTTAAGGAGTTCTCACCTGAAACGAAG GAACGCGAGCTTCTATCTATAGTAAACTCCTTATGTTCAATATGGAGTAATAACAAACTAAAGAACAAGAACATTTTGAGAGTGCTAGAAACGTTCCGTATAATGTTGCATAAT CTAGACCACAATTTTGAGACACTTTGTACTAATCTCACTTGCACAGAGGAGTACACAGTACGCCGCATTAACACGAGTACTTTTGGAGAAATGTACAAAAAATCTTGTGGTGGATCAGTATCAG ACCTGAAATGTCCATCAAAAA GTACAACCATCAACCCAACCACCGAATACA TTCAAGCATTAAAAGATGACAATCGACATCTGTGGG CTGCCACTAAAGCGAGTTCGGGACTCCTGGTTGTCTCGTTTCTGCTAAATGTTGTTCTACTCCTCATGGTGGTTCATGTAAACAGGCATCCGAAG ACAAAAACGAATATTCCAGATAATGACCATGAGCACAGACAATTATCTGAAAACAG ccctGAATGA
- the cpt1a2b gene encoding carnitine O-palmitoyltransferase 1, liver isoform isoform X1, translating into MAEAHQAVAFQFTITPEGIDLHLSYQALNQIYLSGLRSWKKRISRIKNGVIKGVYPASPSSWLFVVIAILATMYMQSDPSMGLIAKIREHLPPSLSLSAQGQKVLSVLLFSTLLWMSLILALRFCLKLLLSYHRWMFELHGRISTKTKVWATLVRLLSSRKPLLYSYQTSLPHLPVPSIKDTLERYLESVKPLLDEAGFQRMTRLATGFEKSLGNRLQKYLKLKALWATNYVSDWWEEYVYLRSRSPIMVNSNYYGMDFLYVTPTANQAARAGNTITALFLYRRKVNREELNPSRIPGTVIPLCAAQCERMFNTTRTPGEETGTHTHTLIEKQIHIKSDLMSLIWSCDLSDVLQHWQDSEFVAVYHRGRYFRLWVYRAGRLLSPREIQYQIQRILDDTSLPSPGEEKLGALTAGNRTPWAQVRKQFFSSGVNKRSLDCIEKAAFFVTLDDQEEGMMGENPSVNLDRYAKSLLHGKCYDRWFDKSFSVVVYKNGKNGLNAEHSWADAPIVAHLWEFTLATDTFHLGYTADGNCRGEIEHSLPPPQRLSWNIPLQVQTQVSESLAVAQALADDVDSHVFPFREFGKGRIKKMKMSPDSFVQLALQLAYYRDRGTFCLTYEASMTRLFREGRTETVRSCSNESCEFVLALEAGEDREHCRKLFRKAAEKHQNLYRLAMTGSGIDRHLFCLYVVSKYLGVESPFLKEVLSEPWRLSTSQTPVQQMELFDLVNHPEFISLGGGFGPVADDGYGVSYIIMGEEMINFHVSSKHSCTETDSHKFGSQISQAMMDLMTLLNPDFKEASKANPDKQL; encoded by the exons ATGGCAGAGGCTCATCAGGCAGTAGCGTTTCAGTTCACCATCACTCCTGAGGGGATTGACCTACATCTGTCCTATCAGGCCCTCAATCAAATCTACCTCTCTGGACTGAGATCCTGGAAGAAACGCATCAGTAGGATTAAG AACGGAGTCATTAAAGGTGTATACCCGGCGAGCCCCTCCTCTTGGCTTTTTGTTGTTATAGCAATCCTGGCCACTATGTACATGCAGTCTGATCCATCCATGGGCCTCATTGCTAAGATTCGGGAACACCTCCCTCCTAG TCTGTCATTGAGTGCTCAGGGTCAGAAGGTCCTGTCAGTGCTGCTGTTCAGTACTCTGCTCTGGATGTCTCTCATTCTGGCTCTGAGGTTCTGCCTAAAGCTTCTCCTGTCATACCACCGATGGATGTTTGAGCTGCACGGACGTATTTCTACCAAGACCAAAGTCTGGGCG ACCCTAGTTAGGTTGCTGTCCAGTAGAAAGCCATTACTCTACAGCTATCAGACGTCTTTGCCACACCTGCCTGTACCTTCCATTAAAGACACACTGGAAAGA TATCTTGAGTCAGTGAAGCCACTGCTAGATGAGGCTGGTTTTCAGCGAATGACAAGACTGGCTACTGGGTTTGAGAAAAGTCTGGGTAACCGCCTACAAAAATACCTCAAACTTAAAGCACTGTGGGCAACAAACTAT GTTAGTGACTGGTGGGAAGAGTATGTTTATCTCCGGAGCCGGAGTCCCATTATGGTCAATAGTAACTATTATGGCATG GATTTTCTGTATGTGACACCCACGGCTAATCAGGCAGCTCGAGCAGGAAATACTATCACAGCGCTGTTTCTATACCGCCGCAAAGTCAACCGAGAGGAGCTCAATCCT AGTCGTATTCCTGGTACAGTCATACCGCTGTGTGCAGCTCAGTGTGAACGCATGTTCAACACCACACGCACGCCTGGAGAGgagacaggtacacacacacacacactcatagagaaacaaatacacataaaaaGTGATCTTATGTCATTGATATGGTCTTGTGATCTCTCAGATGTGCTGCAACATTGGCAGGACAGTGAGTTTGTCGCAGTGTACCACAGGGGCCGGTATTTCAGGTTATGGGTTTACCGAGCAGGACGTCTGCTGTCACCCAGAGAGATCCAGTATCAGATTCAAAGGATCTTGGATGACACTTCACTTCCTTCTCCAGGAGAGGAAAAACTAGGGGCACTGACAGCAGGAAACAG GACACCTTGGGCTCAAGTGAGAAAGCAGTTCTTCAGCTCTGGAGTTAACAAGCGGTCACTGGACTGCATTGAGAAAGCGGCCTTCTTTGTCACGCTAGATGATCAGGAAGAAGGCATGATGGGGGAAAATCCCTCCGTGAACTTGGACCGCTATGCAAAATCCCTCCTTCACGGAAAATGCTATGACAG ATGGTTTGATAAGTCATTTTCCGTCGTGGTGTATAAGAATGGAAAGAATGGGTTGAATGCAGAACATTCTTGGGCCGATGCTCCTATAGTTGCCCACCTGTGGGAG TTCACTCTGGCCACAGACACATTTCATTTGGGTTACACCGCAGATGGAAACTGCAGGGGAGAGATTGAGCACTCCTTACCACCACCTCAACGGTTGAGCTGGAACATACCGCTGCAG GTTCAGACGCAGGTGTCCGAGTCTCTTGCTGTTGCACAGGCACTGGCTGATGATGTCGACTCTCACGTGTTTCCCTTCAGAGAGTTTGGAAAAGGCCGcattaagaaaatgaaaatgagccCAGATTCCTTTGTGCAGCTGGCCTTGCAGCTGGCCTACTACAGG GATAGAGGGACTTTCTGTCTGACTTATGAAGCCTCCATGACTCGTCTGTTTCGCGAGGGTCGCACCGAGACCGTACGATCCTGTTCCAATGAAAGCTGTGAATTTGTGCTTGCACTGGAAGCAGGAGAG GACAGAGAACATTGCCGCAAGCTATTCCGAAAGGCTGCTGAGAAGCATCAGAACCTTTACCGCCTGGCCATGACTGGATCTGGCATTGACAGGCACCTCTTTTGCCTATATGTGGTCTCAAAATACCTGGGGGTAGAGTCTCCTTTCCTTAAAGAG GTGTTGTCAGAGCCCTGGCGTCTCTCCACTTCTCAGACCCCCGTGCAACAGATGGAGCTTTTTGATTTGGTCAACCATCCTGAGTTCATCTCGTTGGGAGGCGGCTTTGGTCCG GTGGCTGATGATGGCTATGGTGTATCGTACATCATTATGGGCGAGGAAATGATTAACTTCCATGTTTCCTCCAAGCACTCCTGCACAGAGACT GACTCTCATAAGTTTGGGTCTCAGATCAGTCAAGCCATGATGGATCTTATGACTCTGCTGAACCCAGACTTCAAGGAAGCCTCAAAAGCCAACCCTGACAAACAGTTATAA
- the LOC127949674 gene encoding uncharacterized protein LOC127949674 isoform X2 yields MCGKVWTLITAFSFITYIHDVQSGCMQNDIKSHLDDLLLEEHMFEVKEFSPETKERELLSIVNSLCSIWSNNKLKNKNILRVLETFRIMLHNLDHNFETLCTNLTCTEEYTVRRINTSTFGEMYKKSCGGSVSDLKCPSKSTTINPTTEYSSAFLTTVSLITTDNETLTTVSPNITATENMTAVSSARTETIIQALKDDNRHLWAATKASSGLLVVSFLLNVVLLLMVVHVNRHPKP; encoded by the exons ATGTGTGGGAAAGTCTGGACGTTGATTACT GCATTTTCTTTCATCACGTATATTCATGATGTCCAATCCGGGTGTATGCAAAATGACATTAAGAGTCATCTG GACGACCTGTTGTTGGAAGAGCACATGTTTGAGGTTAAGGAGTTCTCACCTGAAACGAAG GAACGCGAGCTTCTATCTATAGTAAACTCCTTATGTTCAATATGGAGTAATAACAAACTAAAGAACAAGAACATTTTGAGAGTGCTAGAAACGTTCCGTATAATGTTGCATAAT CTAGACCACAATTTTGAGACACTTTGTACTAATCTCACTTGCACAGAGGAGTACACAGTACGCCGCATTAACACGAGTACTTTTGGAGAAATGTACAAAAAATCTTGTGGTGGATCAGTATCAG ACCTGAAATGTCCATCAAAAA GTACAACCATCAACCCAACCACCGAATACA GCTCAGCATTTTTAACAACGGTCAGTTTAATCACCACAGATAACGAAA CTTTAACAACGGTCAGCCCAAACATCACTGCTACTGAAA ATATGACCGCAGTTTCATCGGCCCGTACAGAAACCATCA TTCAAGCATTAAAAGATGACAATCGACATCTGTGGG CTGCCACTAAAGCGAGTTCGGGACTCCTGGTTGTCTCGTTTCTGCTAAATGTTGTTCTACTCCTCATGGTGGTTCATGTAAACAGGCATCCGAAG ccctGA
- the LOC127949674 gene encoding uncharacterized protein LOC127949674 isoform X1: MCGKVWTLITAFSFITYIHDVQSGCMQNDIKSHLDDLLLEEHMFEVKEFSPETKERELLSIVNSLCSIWSNNKLKNKNILRVLETFRIMLHNLDHNFETLCTNLTCTEEYTVRRINTSTFGEMYKKSCGGSVSDLKCPSKSTTINPTTEYSSAFLTTVSLITTDNETLTTVSPNITATENMTAVSSARTETIIQALKDDNRHLWAATKASSGLLVVSFLLNVVLLLMVVHVNRHPKTKTNIPDNDHEHRQLSENSPE; this comes from the exons ATGTGTGGGAAAGTCTGGACGTTGATTACT GCATTTTCTTTCATCACGTATATTCATGATGTCCAATCCGGGTGTATGCAAAATGACATTAAGAGTCATCTG GACGACCTGTTGTTGGAAGAGCACATGTTTGAGGTTAAGGAGTTCTCACCTGAAACGAAG GAACGCGAGCTTCTATCTATAGTAAACTCCTTATGTTCAATATGGAGTAATAACAAACTAAAGAACAAGAACATTTTGAGAGTGCTAGAAACGTTCCGTATAATGTTGCATAAT CTAGACCACAATTTTGAGACACTTTGTACTAATCTCACTTGCACAGAGGAGTACACAGTACGCCGCATTAACACGAGTACTTTTGGAGAAATGTACAAAAAATCTTGTGGTGGATCAGTATCAG ACCTGAAATGTCCATCAAAAA GTACAACCATCAACCCAACCACCGAATACA GCTCAGCATTTTTAACAACGGTCAGTTTAATCACCACAGATAACGAAA CTTTAACAACGGTCAGCCCAAACATCACTGCTACTGAAA ATATGACCGCAGTTTCATCGGCCCGTACAGAAACCATCA TTCAAGCATTAAAAGATGACAATCGACATCTGTGGG CTGCCACTAAAGCGAGTTCGGGACTCCTGGTTGTCTCGTTTCTGCTAAATGTTGTTCTACTCCTCATGGTGGTTCATGTAAACAGGCATCCGAAG ACAAAAACGAATATTCCAGATAATGACCATGAGCACAGACAATTATCTGAAAACAG ccctGAATGA
- the cpt1a2b gene encoding carnitine O-palmitoyltransferase 1, liver isoform isoform X2, translating into MAEAHQAVAFQFTITPEGIDLHLSYQALNQIYLSGLRSWKKRISRIKNGVIKGVYPASPSSWLFVVIAILATMYMQSDPSMGLIAKIREHLPPSLSLSAQGQKVLSVLLFSTLLWMSLILALRFCLKLLLSYHRWMFELHGRISTKTKVWATLVRLLSSRKPLLYSYQTSLPHLPVPSIKDTLERYLESVKPLLDEAGFQRMTRLATGFEKSLGNRLQKYLKLKALWATNYVSDWWEEYVYLRSRSPIMVNSNYYGMDFLYVTPTANQAARAGNTITALFLYRRKVNREELNPSRIPGTVIPLCAAQCERMFNTTRTPGEETDVLQHWQDSEFVAVYHRGRYFRLWVYRAGRLLSPREIQYQIQRILDDTSLPSPGEEKLGALTAGNRTPWAQVRKQFFSSGVNKRSLDCIEKAAFFVTLDDQEEGMMGENPSVNLDRYAKSLLHGKCYDRWFDKSFSVVVYKNGKNGLNAEHSWADAPIVAHLWEFTLATDTFHLGYTADGNCRGEIEHSLPPPQRLSWNIPLQVQTQVSESLAVAQALADDVDSHVFPFREFGKGRIKKMKMSPDSFVQLALQLAYYRDRGTFCLTYEASMTRLFREGRTETVRSCSNESCEFVLALEAGEDREHCRKLFRKAAEKHQNLYRLAMTGSGIDRHLFCLYVVSKYLGVESPFLKEVLSEPWRLSTSQTPVQQMELFDLVNHPEFISLGGGFGPVADDGYGVSYIIMGEEMINFHVSSKHSCTETDSHKFGSQISQAMMDLMTLLNPDFKEASKANPDKQL; encoded by the exons ATGGCAGAGGCTCATCAGGCAGTAGCGTTTCAGTTCACCATCACTCCTGAGGGGATTGACCTACATCTGTCCTATCAGGCCCTCAATCAAATCTACCTCTCTGGACTGAGATCCTGGAAGAAACGCATCAGTAGGATTAAG AACGGAGTCATTAAAGGTGTATACCCGGCGAGCCCCTCCTCTTGGCTTTTTGTTGTTATAGCAATCCTGGCCACTATGTACATGCAGTCTGATCCATCCATGGGCCTCATTGCTAAGATTCGGGAACACCTCCCTCCTAG TCTGTCATTGAGTGCTCAGGGTCAGAAGGTCCTGTCAGTGCTGCTGTTCAGTACTCTGCTCTGGATGTCTCTCATTCTGGCTCTGAGGTTCTGCCTAAAGCTTCTCCTGTCATACCACCGATGGATGTTTGAGCTGCACGGACGTATTTCTACCAAGACCAAAGTCTGGGCG ACCCTAGTTAGGTTGCTGTCCAGTAGAAAGCCATTACTCTACAGCTATCAGACGTCTTTGCCACACCTGCCTGTACCTTCCATTAAAGACACACTGGAAAGA TATCTTGAGTCAGTGAAGCCACTGCTAGATGAGGCTGGTTTTCAGCGAATGACAAGACTGGCTACTGGGTTTGAGAAAAGTCTGGGTAACCGCCTACAAAAATACCTCAAACTTAAAGCACTGTGGGCAACAAACTAT GTTAGTGACTGGTGGGAAGAGTATGTTTATCTCCGGAGCCGGAGTCCCATTATGGTCAATAGTAACTATTATGGCATG GATTTTCTGTATGTGACACCCACGGCTAATCAGGCAGCTCGAGCAGGAAATACTATCACAGCGCTGTTTCTATACCGCCGCAAAGTCAACCGAGAGGAGCTCAATCCT AGTCGTATTCCTGGTACAGTCATACCGCTGTGTGCAGCTCAGTGTGAACGCATGTTCAACACCACACGCACGCCTGGAGAGgagacag ATGTGCTGCAACATTGGCAGGACAGTGAGTTTGTCGCAGTGTACCACAGGGGCCGGTATTTCAGGTTATGGGTTTACCGAGCAGGACGTCTGCTGTCACCCAGAGAGATCCAGTATCAGATTCAAAGGATCTTGGATGACACTTCACTTCCTTCTCCAGGAGAGGAAAAACTAGGGGCACTGACAGCAGGAAACAG GACACCTTGGGCTCAAGTGAGAAAGCAGTTCTTCAGCTCTGGAGTTAACAAGCGGTCACTGGACTGCATTGAGAAAGCGGCCTTCTTTGTCACGCTAGATGATCAGGAAGAAGGCATGATGGGGGAAAATCCCTCCGTGAACTTGGACCGCTATGCAAAATCCCTCCTTCACGGAAAATGCTATGACAG ATGGTTTGATAAGTCATTTTCCGTCGTGGTGTATAAGAATGGAAAGAATGGGTTGAATGCAGAACATTCTTGGGCCGATGCTCCTATAGTTGCCCACCTGTGGGAG TTCACTCTGGCCACAGACACATTTCATTTGGGTTACACCGCAGATGGAAACTGCAGGGGAGAGATTGAGCACTCCTTACCACCACCTCAACGGTTGAGCTGGAACATACCGCTGCAG GTTCAGACGCAGGTGTCCGAGTCTCTTGCTGTTGCACAGGCACTGGCTGATGATGTCGACTCTCACGTGTTTCCCTTCAGAGAGTTTGGAAAAGGCCGcattaagaaaatgaaaatgagccCAGATTCCTTTGTGCAGCTGGCCTTGCAGCTGGCCTACTACAGG GATAGAGGGACTTTCTGTCTGACTTATGAAGCCTCCATGACTCGTCTGTTTCGCGAGGGTCGCACCGAGACCGTACGATCCTGTTCCAATGAAAGCTGTGAATTTGTGCTTGCACTGGAAGCAGGAGAG GACAGAGAACATTGCCGCAAGCTATTCCGAAAGGCTGCTGAGAAGCATCAGAACCTTTACCGCCTGGCCATGACTGGATCTGGCATTGACAGGCACCTCTTTTGCCTATATGTGGTCTCAAAATACCTGGGGGTAGAGTCTCCTTTCCTTAAAGAG GTGTTGTCAGAGCCCTGGCGTCTCTCCACTTCTCAGACCCCCGTGCAACAGATGGAGCTTTTTGATTTGGTCAACCATCCTGAGTTCATCTCGTTGGGAGGCGGCTTTGGTCCG GTGGCTGATGATGGCTATGGTGTATCGTACATCATTATGGGCGAGGAAATGATTAACTTCCATGTTTCCTCCAAGCACTCCTGCACAGAGACT GACTCTCATAAGTTTGGGTCTCAGATCAGTCAAGCCATGATGGATCTTATGACTCTGCTGAACCCAGACTTCAAGGAAGCCTCAAAAGCCAACCCTGACAAACAGTTATAA